The Novipirellula artificiosorum genome contains a region encoding:
- a CDS encoding YgaP family membrane protein, with protein sequence MNTEKCETSTTRRTISLDRQVRIVAGSLILAGAVLALTVHSYFAGIFIFVGAGLTFAGLSNTCGMGMLLSKMPWNHQV encoded by the coding sequence ATGAATACCGAAAAATGTGAAACGTCGACAACCCGACGGACGATTTCGTTAGACCGCCAAGTTCGAATCGTTGCCGGCTCGCTGATTCTTGCCGGTGCAGTTTTGGCGTTGACGGTTCACTCCTACTTCGCGGGGATTTTTATCTTTGTGGGTGCAGGGCTCACCTTCGCAGGTCTATCGAACACCTGTGGCATGGGAATGTTGTTGAGCAAAATGCCCTGGAACCATCAGGTGTAA
- a CDS encoding FAD-dependent oxidoreductase, producing the protein MAVNKSDPRTIVVVGGVAGGASAATRARRMNEQAEIILLEKDRDVSFANCGLPYHIGGEIADRSALVVASAEFLRRRFRLDVRTQHEVIAIDRSEKKVEVRRADTGESLSIPYDKLILAPGASPLHPPIPGADASNVLTLRNLDDMDRIKAIVDADSTRRTVVVGAGYVGLEMVEQLVERSIEVSLVELQRQVLPLLDPEMAEPIAAEASGKGVQLFLGRGVSEIVTDENARAVAVILGDGTRIDTDLVVLGIGVRPNVKLAVDAGLELGETGGILTNEFMQTSDPEIYAVGDACEYVYGPTGKRMRIALAGPANRAGRLAGQHAATDHSDPMPPVQGTSVVRVFECSAASTGMTRGFAKRFGIAANSVTIIAKHHAGYFPGAEMMTLKLVYDPETEKILGAQAVGGEGVDKRIDVIATAMQFGGTVRQLAGVDLCYAPPFGSAKDPVHMAAFAACNQLDQITEFDEFDADLTGKQVVDVRTLGEVEKSPLVEVSSVIHIPVDELRDRILELDSAIETVVTCAVGVRGHIAARILKQSGFNVSNLSGGATIRNRAMKE; encoded by the coding sequence ATGGCAGTAAACAAGAGTGACCCTCGGACGATTGTGGTTGTTGGCGGAGTCGCAGGCGGCGCGTCAGCGGCAACCCGCGCTCGGCGCATGAACGAGCAGGCAGAGATCATTTTGCTGGAAAAGGATCGCGATGTTTCTTTTGCCAATTGTGGACTTCCCTATCACATCGGTGGGGAGATCGCGGATCGTTCGGCGTTGGTGGTCGCGTCGGCCGAATTTCTTCGGCGTCGCTTTCGGCTGGACGTTCGGACGCAACACGAGGTCATCGCGATCGATCGGTCCGAGAAGAAGGTGGAAGTGCGGCGAGCGGATACGGGTGAGTCGCTGTCGATCCCTTATGACAAGTTGATTCTCGCGCCTGGGGCATCCCCCCTTCACCCCCCGATTCCAGGTGCCGACGCCTCGAACGTCTTGACGCTTCGTAATCTCGACGACATGGACCGGATCAAAGCGATCGTCGATGCGGACTCGACCCGCCGAACGGTTGTGGTCGGCGCTGGATATGTTGGCCTCGAAATGGTCGAGCAATTGGTGGAACGAAGCATCGAGGTGTCGCTTGTTGAACTGCAACGGCAAGTTCTGCCGCTGCTTGACCCTGAAATGGCCGAACCGATCGCGGCAGAGGCCAGCGGAAAGGGGGTGCAGCTTTTTCTTGGCCGTGGGGTTTCCGAGATCGTCACCGATGAAAATGCGAGGGCAGTCGCGGTCATCCTGGGCGATGGCACGCGCATCGATACTGATTTAGTTGTGTTAGGGATCGGCGTTCGTCCGAACGTGAAGTTGGCAGTCGACGCTGGATTGGAACTTGGCGAAACCGGCGGGATCTTGACCAACGAGTTCATGCAGACGAGTGATCCCGAGATCTACGCCGTGGGCGATGCTTGTGAATACGTTTACGGCCCAACCGGAAAACGGATGCGAATTGCTCTTGCCGGCCCTGCCAATCGTGCCGGTCGCTTGGCCGGTCAACATGCGGCTACCGACCACAGCGATCCGATGCCGCCGGTTCAGGGGACTTCGGTGGTACGCGTGTTTGAGTGCAGCGCCGCCAGCACGGGGATGACGCGTGGTTTCGCAAAACGGTTTGGAATCGCCGCCAACAGCGTCACGATCATCGCCAAGCATCACGCTGGCTATTTCCCAGGTGCGGAAATGATGACCTTGAAATTGGTGTACGATCCTGAAACCGAAAAAATCCTTGGCGCCCAAGCCGTCGGTGGCGAAGGAGTCGACAAGCGAATCGACGTCATTGCAACCGCGATGCAATTTGGCGGTACGGTTCGGCAATTGGCAGGAGTCGATCTGTGTTACGCTCCGCCGTTTGGTTCGGCCAAGGATCCGGTGCATATGGCAGCCTTTGCGGCCTGCAACCAATTGGACCAAATCACAGAATTTGATGAGTTCGATGCGGACCTCACCGGCAAACAGGTCGTCGATGTTCGGACCCTTGGCGAAGTCGAAAAATCGCCTTTGGTCGAGGTCAGCAGCGTCATCCACATTCCGGTCGACGAGTTGCGTGATCGAATCTTGGAATTGGATTCTGCGATCGAAACCGTGGTCACCTGTGCGGTCGGAGTTCGCGGACACATCGCGGCGAGAATTCTGAAGCAAAGTGGATTCAATGTATCCAATCTGTCGGGCGGTGCAACCATTCGCAACCGCGCCATGAAAGAGTAG
- a CDS encoding GNAT family N-acetyltransferase, whose product MQSSESNVAIRKATSRDAEQVAAIYNHYVDLGGATFDGAHQTVSAISTRINASAPDGWYVAETNDKIVGWACARRYSERYGYRFSCETAIYMIAEVAGRGIADQLQQRIHRHCVTCNLHHAVARIIANNQRSLAFHYRHGYELVGTQRAIGRMEDRWVDVVILQKVFG is encoded by the coding sequence ATGCAATCCTCCGAGTCGAACGTCGCCATTCGTAAAGCAACCTCTCGTGACGCTGAGCAAGTTGCTGCGATCTACAACCACTACGTCGATCTGGGCGGAGCCACGTTTGATGGTGCGCACCAGACGGTCAGCGCGATCAGCACCCGGATCAATGCATCAGCACCCGACGGATGGTATGTGGCGGAAACGAACGACAAAATCGTCGGTTGGGCCTGTGCGCGTCGCTACAGCGAACGATACGGGTACCGCTTCAGTTGCGAAACGGCGATCTACATGATCGCGGAAGTCGCAGGTCGCGGGATTGCCGATCAACTGCAACAGCGGATTCATCGGCACTGCGTGACCTGCAACCTGCACCACGCGGTGGCACGAATCATCGCCAACAACCAACGCAGTCTCGCGTTCCATTACCGGCATGGCTACGAGCTTGTGGGCACCCAACGCGCCATTGGACGGATGGAAGATCGTTGGGTCGACGTCGTGATCTTGCAGAAGGTTTTCGGCTAG
- a CDS encoding alpha/beta hydrolase — translation MLHRPIHRFRSYLLDRLVLRPTRDWVDHGAQERVMLSTSGGPLETFLHRPLGPHRDDSTESADLLILKFPGTAGRAERSTPFPAESLDRRRVHVWTWNPPGYGRSAGRATLGGIADASVDFYQQVTERYRNALPPIWLCGNSLGCVTALHVAAVAEQPPAGLMLRNPPPIDQVVRRVAAAYPLGRLIDPVVDQLASSMNALHTAPRVHVPAVFLQSERDTLVPPEMQQRIRAVYGGPQRLVPLRGLSHDGLIDEEHQASIRGAIAWLCQQNGLSILTT, via the coding sequence ATGTTGCATCGACCAATCCATCGATTCCGAAGCTACCTGCTCGACCGACTTGTGTTGCGGCCGACGCGTGATTGGGTCGATCACGGTGCCCAAGAACGTGTGATGTTGTCAACGAGTGGCGGTCCCTTGGAAACGTTTTTGCATCGCCCTCTTGGCCCGCATCGTGACGATTCCACCGAGTCCGCGGATTTGCTGATCTTGAAGTTCCCAGGAACGGCCGGTCGTGCAGAGCGGTCGACGCCGTTCCCTGCGGAATCGTTGGACCGTCGCCGCGTTCACGTTTGGACTTGGAACCCGCCCGGATATGGTCGCAGTGCCGGTCGTGCGACCTTGGGAGGGATCGCCGATGCCAGCGTCGATTTCTACCAACAAGTTACCGAGCGATACCGCAATGCGTTGCCGCCGATTTGGCTGTGTGGAAATAGTCTCGGCTGCGTCACGGCGCTTCATGTCGCCGCCGTGGCGGAGCAGCCACCCGCAGGATTGATGCTGCGAAACCCGCCTCCGATTGATCAGGTGGTGCGCCGCGTTGCTGCAGCCTATCCGCTCGGTCGGCTGATCGATCCGGTGGTCGATCAATTGGCGTCCTCGATGAACGCACTGCACACCGCACCCCGTGTTCACGTGCCGGCGGTATTCCTGCAAAGCGAGCGTGATACGTTAGTTCCACCGGAGATGCAGCAACGGATCCGCGCCGTGTATGGCGGTCCTCAGCGACTGGTTCCTCTTCGCGGCCTTAGCCACGATGGGCTGATCGATGAAGAGCATCAAGCAAGCATTCGCGGCGCGATCGCGTGGCTGTGCCAGCAAAACGGCCTTTCCATTCTCACCACCTGA
- the metG gene encoding methionine--tRNA ligase, translated as MTRRILVTSALPYANGPIHIGHLVEYIQTDIWVRFQKLRGNRCLYICADDTHGTAIMIRARKEGRSEEELIAAMSKSHQQDFAGFGIEFDNYGSTHSDENRAVCAKVWESLRQNDLIAERPVQQLYDPEAKTFLADRFVRGTCPKCGRADQPGDNCVCGHTYSPTDLVDPKSTLSGATPELREAIHLFVELEKLHAFLAEWIDSSDALQSETANYLKGHFLADELRDWDISRPGPYFGFEIPDSPGNFWYVWFDAPIGYIASTQQWCDANGEKLEDWWNSDQCEIHHFIGKDITYFHTLFWPGMLKSAGFSLPTKVRIHGFLTVAGEKMSKSTGTLVSAETYLKHSQPSYLRYFYATKLTPRVEDLDLGIEEFTDKINSDLVGKVVNLASRVGKFANATGLSKTYPDDDGMFEAAAQMGDEIAAAYEACDFSRAMRRIMELADAANPFVEHSKPWEMKKDPQRVDELRDVCTIALNLFRQLAIYLAPVLPDLATQCGELLGQPITSWDQSKTPLLGTPVAKFKRMMDRVQPEDIEKMIEESKELAAADAASANLPTFEDSDGPLKEEPLAEEITIEEFAKVDLRVARVLNAEQVPEANKLLKLTLSLGGTERRQVFAGIKAAYPPEELIGRLVVMVANLKPRKMRFGLSEGMVAASGPGGAEVFILGVDEGAKPGQRVH; from the coding sequence ATGACACGTCGAATTCTCGTCACCAGCGCTCTGCCGTACGCGAACGGTCCGATCCACATCGGCCATTTGGTCGAGTACATTCAAACCGACATTTGGGTCCGATTCCAGAAACTGCGGGGCAACCGCTGTCTCTACATCTGTGCGGATGACACGCACGGCACCGCGATCATGATTCGCGCGAGGAAAGAGGGGCGGAGCGAAGAAGAGCTGATCGCCGCGATGAGCAAATCGCATCAGCAGGACTTCGCCGGCTTTGGGATCGAATTTGACAACTATGGCAGCACCCACAGTGATGAAAACCGGGCCGTTTGCGCGAAGGTCTGGGAATCGCTGCGGCAAAACGACTTGATCGCGGAGCGACCGGTTCAGCAGCTCTATGATCCCGAAGCCAAGACGTTCTTGGCCGACCGTTTCGTTCGCGGAACGTGTCCCAAATGTGGACGCGCCGACCAACCGGGTGACAATTGTGTTTGCGGGCACACCTACAGCCCCACCGATCTGGTCGATCCCAAGAGCACGCTCAGTGGTGCAACGCCGGAACTTCGCGAAGCGATCCATCTGTTTGTCGAACTCGAGAAGCTACATGCGTTCCTTGCCGAATGGATCGACAGCAGTGATGCGTTGCAAAGCGAAACCGCAAATTATCTGAAGGGACATTTTCTGGCCGACGAGTTGCGAGATTGGGACATCAGCCGACCGGGGCCCTACTTTGGTTTCGAGATTCCCGATTCGCCCGGCAATTTTTGGTACGTCTGGTTCGACGCACCGATTGGATACATCGCCAGCACCCAGCAGTGGTGCGATGCAAACGGTGAGAAGCTCGAAGATTGGTGGAATAGCGATCAGTGCGAGATCCACCACTTTATCGGTAAGGACATCACTTACTTTCACACGTTGTTTTGGCCGGGCATGCTGAAGAGCGCCGGCTTTAGCTTGCCGACGAAAGTGCGGATCCACGGCTTCTTGACCGTTGCTGGTGAGAAAATGAGCAAGTCGACCGGTACCCTGGTCTCAGCGGAAACGTATCTGAAGCATTCCCAGCCCTCGTACCTGCGCTACTTCTATGCGACGAAATTGACGCCTCGAGTGGAAGATTTGGATCTTGGGATCGAAGAGTTTACAGACAAAATCAACAGTGATCTGGTTGGCAAGGTGGTGAACTTGGCTAGCCGTGTCGGTAAATTTGCCAACGCGACCGGTTTGTCGAAAACCTATCCAGATGACGATGGCATGTTTGAGGCCGCCGCGCAAATGGGGGATGAAATTGCCGCGGCCTACGAAGCGTGTGACTTCAGCCGGGCGATGCGGCGGATCATGGAACTCGCCGATGCCGCCAACCCCTTCGTCGAGCATTCCAAACCGTGGGAGATGAAAAAGGATCCCCAGCGCGTTGACGAATTGCGAGATGTCTGCACGATTGCACTGAACCTGTTTCGCCAATTGGCGATCTACCTTGCTCCCGTGTTACCCGATCTGGCGACCCAGTGCGGCGAACTACTGGGACAACCGATCACGTCGTGGGATCAGAGTAAAACACCGCTACTTGGAACCCCGGTGGCGAAATTCAAGCGAATGATGGACCGAGTTCAACCCGAGGATATCGAAAAGATGATTGAAGAAAGTAAGGAATTGGCCGCGGCCGACGCGGCATCCGCAAATTTGCCGACGTTTGAGGATAGCGATGGGCCGCTCAAGGAGGAACCTTTGGCGGAAGAAATCACGATCGAAGAGTTTGCGAAAGTCGACCTGCGTGTGGCTCGAGTGCTGAATGCCGAGCAGGTTCCTGAGGCGAATAAGTTGCTCAAGCTGACGCTCAGCCTTGGCGGGACCGAACGTCGACAAGTGTTTGCGGGAATCAAGGCTGCCTATCCACCCGAGGAGCTGATTGGTCGATTGGTCGTGATGGTTGCCAATTTGAAACCTCGCAAAATGCGATTTGGGCTGAGCGAAGGGATGGTCGCTGCATCCGGCCCTGGCGGTGCCGAGGTTTTCATTCTTGGCGTCGACGAAGGCGCGAAGCCTGGACAACGCGTTCATTGA
- a CDS encoding threonine/serine exporter family protein, whose translation MMWRSELCETETGKLTAAKAFLLDAAMLLHRYGTPSHRLERVMCKVASSLGIESVFLYTPTALVISMKDADEETTVVRRVDSGEVHVDKLFRADEVLERLERKEISIEQAKDQLQQIDQSAPPYPFVVYAAACAASCAALAVLFHGSLVELVAALLIGLCVAGIERVQSGLGRQRSLLQPVAGFVAAVVSLAIARFIVPLDDRLVTLAGLIVLIPGLSLTVALTELAVGHLSAGVARLAGALVSLMTLFLGVAIAWRFAPNWRVLPEHPADTPVWWQWIALIVVPIAFAIVFQARMAQWPVIVAVAMLGILVSRSVLPYYGVEVASFAAALAVGCGSNLYARLRNRPALIALTPAMIVLVPGAFGYRSLSALLDHQTIEGVEFGFHTVLIAMCLVGGLLTSNAVVPPKRIL comes from the coding sequence ATGATGTGGCGGTCCGAATTGTGCGAGACTGAAACGGGGAAACTCACCGCCGCCAAAGCATTTCTACTCGACGCGGCGATGCTGCTGCATCGCTATGGAACTCCATCGCATCGACTTGAGCGAGTGATGTGTAAGGTCGCGTCATCACTCGGCATTGAGTCGGTGTTCTTGTACACGCCGACAGCGCTCGTCATTTCGATGAAGGATGCGGACGAAGAGACGACGGTGGTACGTCGAGTCGATTCGGGGGAAGTGCATGTCGACAAGCTGTTTCGAGCCGACGAGGTTCTTGAACGGCTGGAACGGAAAGAGATTTCCATCGAACAAGCCAAGGATCAGCTTCAGCAGATCGACCAGTCCGCGCCGCCGTATCCCTTTGTGGTGTACGCAGCAGCCTGCGCGGCCAGCTGTGCTGCGTTAGCGGTGCTGTTTCACGGTTCGCTCGTCGAACTCGTCGCAGCGTTATTGATTGGGTTGTGCGTCGCGGGAATCGAACGGGTGCAAAGCGGATTGGGCCGCCAACGCAGCTTGCTGCAACCGGTTGCGGGTTTTGTCGCGGCCGTCGTCTCGTTGGCGATTGCTCGGTTCATCGTTCCGCTTGATGATCGGCTGGTCACGCTTGCGGGCTTGATTGTGTTGATCCCCGGTTTGAGTTTGACGGTCGCCTTGACGGAGTTGGCGGTAGGCCACCTTTCGGCTGGCGTAGCTCGCTTGGCGGGAGCACTGGTGTCGCTCATGACGCTGTTTCTTGGCGTCGCCATTGCCTGGCGTTTTGCGCCGAATTGGCGAGTGTTGCCAGAGCATCCAGCGGATACACCCGTTTGGTGGCAATGGATCGCATTGATTGTGGTCCCGATCGCGTTCGCGATCGTGTTCCAGGCTCGCATGGCTCAGTGGCCGGTGATCGTTGCCGTCGCCATGTTGGGCATCCTGGTCAGCCGAAGTGTGTTGCCGTACTACGGCGTGGAGGTTGCATCGTTTGCTGCAGCACTTGCGGTCGGTTGCGGCAGCAATCTGTACGCTCGACTTCGCAATCGCCCCGCTTTGATTGCGTTGACGCCGGCCATGATCGTCTTGGTACCCGGTGCGTTCGGATACCGCTCGCTCAGCGCGCTGTTGGACCATCAAACGATCGAGGGCGTCGAGTTTGGCTTTCACACGGTTTTGATCGCGATGTGCCTCGTCGGTGGGCTGCTAACGTCGAACGCCGTGGTGCCACCCAAGCGGATTTTGTGA
- a CDS encoding cellulase family glycosylhydrolase has translation MYSLRPGLCFVLVAILFADTKAADPISLSDANPHYFSYQGEPAFLITSGEHYGALLNLDFDFGVYFDELAKHGLNHTRVFSGVYRENAKAFGITDNPLAPSTEGFNCPWARSEIAGGVDGGNKFDLTKFNPAWSKRLKELMAAADQRGIVVELTLFCPLYNDDLWKISPMNAANNVNGIGDFPREEAYALKHPAITDVQVAFTKWVVTELRDFGNLYYEVCNEPYFGGVTMEWQNRIVDTIQATEKGFPKKHLISLNVANGRKKVENPHAGVSIFNFHYCVPPDTVSMNAALNKVIGENETGFRGQADVLYRTEAWDFLLAGGALYNNLDYSFTAKHPSGTLRDYTSPGGGSVELRQQLGILKRFLSSFDFVEMTPNPSWIKKVTPKLTTQALVQHDKAYAVYLHVPLPSKPKDLDALLQEDIKAKVVVELPEGSFRAEWVNTKTGEIDKDERFAHPGGDKTLTSPRFSNDVAVRIVRD, from the coding sequence ATGTATTCTCTTCGTCCTGGCCTTTGCTTCGTGTTGGTTGCCATACTGTTTGCTGACACCAAGGCAGCGGATCCTATCTCACTGAGCGATGCCAATCCCCACTATTTTTCTTATCAGGGTGAGCCAGCATTCTTAATCACCTCCGGGGAGCATTATGGAGCGTTACTGAACCTCGACTTCGATTTTGGGGTCTATTTTGATGAGCTTGCAAAACACGGCCTCAACCACACTCGCGTCTTTTCCGGTGTCTATCGCGAAAACGCCAAAGCGTTTGGAATTACCGATAACCCGTTGGCTCCGTCGACCGAAGGCTTCAACTGCCCTTGGGCTCGAAGCGAGATTGCCGGTGGTGTGGATGGCGGCAACAAGTTTGACCTGACAAAATTCAATCCGGCGTGGAGCAAACGATTGAAGGAATTGATGGCGGCGGCCGATCAGCGCGGCATCGTGGTGGAGTTGACGTTGTTTTGTCCGTTGTACAACGATGACCTTTGGAAGATCAGCCCGATGAACGCCGCCAACAACGTCAATGGCATTGGGGATTTCCCACGTGAGGAGGCCTATGCGCTGAAGCACCCAGCGATAACGGACGTGCAAGTGGCATTCACAAAATGGGTCGTCACCGAGCTTCGGGATTTCGGCAACCTCTACTACGAAGTTTGCAATGAGCCTTACTTTGGTGGTGTGACGATGGAGTGGCAAAATCGAATCGTCGACACGATCCAAGCAACGGAGAAAGGCTTCCCCAAAAAACACTTGATCTCCTTGAACGTTGCCAATGGTCGTAAGAAGGTAGAGAACCCACACGCCGGTGTTTCGATTTTCAATTTCCACTACTGCGTGCCGCCGGACACCGTGTCAATGAACGCTGCACTGAACAAAGTGATTGGCGAAAACGAAACCGGCTTCCGCGGCCAAGCCGACGTGCTGTATCGGACGGAAGCTTGGGATTTCCTGCTCGCCGGAGGCGCGCTCTACAACAACCTGGACTATTCGTTTACAGCCAAGCACCCAAGCGGAACGCTTCGCGATTACACATCACCGGGGGGCGGCAGCGTCGAGTTGCGACAACAACTTGGGATTTTGAAACGATTTCTGTCCTCGTTTGACTTTGTCGAGATGACACCCAACCCATCGTGGATCAAGAAGGTGACGCCGAAACTCACCACGCAAGCGTTGGTGCAGCATGACAAGGCGTATGCGGTCTACCTGCACGTTCCGCTCCCATCGAAGCCAAAAGACCTGGATGCATTGCTACAAGAGGATATCAAGGCGAAGGTCGTGGTAGAGCTGCCGGAAGGTTCGTTCCGCGCGGAGTGGGTCAACACGAAGACCGGAGAGATCGACAAGGACGAACGATTTGCTCATCCGGGTGGTGACAAGACCTTGACCTCTCCTCGCTTCTCGAATGATGTGGCGGTCCGAATTGTGCGAGACTGA
- a CDS encoding nitrilase-related carbon-nitrogen hydrolase, with translation MSSANRYYAAACQLDLPNPKHRDQIRSRVDRMLEMIDHAVVGYEPFFDVRLVVFPEFAHAAPIYPSAEELLDRLAVPLPNDHTDRYQKKAKERGIYIQTGTFLESDVKWPGHVFNTTCLIGPDGILSKYRKVHPWLPWEVHTSPHDLLPTYDEPMFPVVETEIGKIGAAICYDWLFPEAIRELALAGAEVLVRVSAYMDPWGTAEPLDWWTSINRVRAIENLAYVVACNQAASLKNYPPFSWPGGSMMVDFDGRILAQANPGPGEQITVGPIDLDALRHERQRRRGHNLLQHLRPEAYRLGAFRP, from the coding sequence ATGTCTTCAGCAAACCGATACTACGCGGCGGCATGCCAACTGGATTTGCCCAACCCCAAGCATCGCGATCAGATCCGCTCACGCGTCGACCGGATGCTGGAAATGATCGACCATGCCGTGGTGGGGTACGAACCGTTTTTTGATGTTCGCTTGGTGGTCTTCCCAGAGTTTGCTCACGCCGCCCCGATCTATCCGTCCGCCGAGGAGTTGCTTGACCGGTTGGCAGTTCCCCTTCCGAATGACCATACCGATCGCTACCAGAAGAAAGCAAAAGAGCGAGGCATCTACATTCAAACAGGCACGTTCCTCGAGTCGGACGTAAAATGGCCCGGGCATGTGTTCAACACCACCTGTCTGATCGGACCCGATGGGATCTTGTCAAAGTACCGCAAAGTGCATCCTTGGTTGCCATGGGAAGTTCACACCAGTCCGCATGATTTGTTGCCAACCTATGACGAGCCGATGTTTCCGGTGGTGGAGACCGAAATTGGAAAGATCGGAGCCGCGATTTGCTATGATTGGCTTTTCCCAGAGGCGATTCGCGAGTTGGCACTTGCCGGGGCCGAGGTGCTCGTTCGGGTTTCCGCCTACATGGACCCCTGGGGTACGGCAGAACCGCTGGATTGGTGGACCTCGATCAATCGGGTTCGAGCGATTGAGAATCTGGCTTATGTGGTGGCCTGCAACCAAGCAGCCAGTTTGAAGAACTACCCGCCTTTCAGTTGGCCGGGCGGCAGCATGATGGTCGACTTTGACGGTCGAATTCTTGCACAAGCCAATCCGGGGCCAGGCGAGCAGATCACCGTCGGGCCGATCGATTTGGATGCGCTTCGCCATGAACGCCAGCGACGACGCGGGCACAACCTGCTTCAGCACCTGCGGCCGGAAGCGTATCGGTTGGGCGCGTTTCGTCCCTAA